The Nocardia arthritidis genome has a window encoding:
- a CDS encoding AMP-binding protein, whose protein sequence is MNAAIRTTATALRHLLMSGLLRPVGPVTAARMARAWRRYGRSPATLVAVSAARYPRRTAVIDERGSLTYRQLQQRCEAITAALAGRGRTPRSVAVLCRNHRSFIEGLVVAGQLGADTVLINTEMPAAQLNRILDQYSPDLLIADREYAAALADYSGRIVFDTARPTEHATRTLDWLAASGRGRRTRRVRGETTLTMLTSGTTGLAKSVSRAPLPAGTTGLGLSAMAAMRLRSGDVTLIATPFFHGFGLLSLLATLGTGSTVVCRKRFDARRTLHDIDAHRVSVLAGVPVMLQRLLAVGGSDLCTTTLRLAVTGGATVPAAVVAAFQHTFGPILVNGYGSTEAGVISLAEPNQLADNPATVGTPVLGLRLRILRTDRTDCEPGVVGTIFVRGGISYTGYVPDAAGTPAEEIVDGYLNTGDLGHLDEHGRLYIDGRADDMIISGGENIFPTEVTNALLTHPAVTDATVIGVPDDEYGQVLTAYLEQTPGSARPSPDELKLHLRTTLERYKVPKTFTWVDRIPRNATGKATLRGHTAGPEPGTRDPAFCRRGGQR, encoded by the coding sequence ATGAACGCCGCCATCCGCACCACCGCCACCGCCCTGCGCCACCTGCTGATGTCGGGTTTGCTGCGTCCAGTCGGACCGGTGACCGCGGCACGCATGGCCCGCGCATGGCGACGCTACGGACGTTCACCGGCAACCCTTGTCGCCGTGTCCGCCGCCCGGTATCCGCGGCGGACTGCCGTCATCGATGAGCGGGGGTCACTGACCTACCGGCAGTTGCAGCAGCGGTGCGAGGCGATCACCGCCGCTCTCGCCGGCCGCGGCCGCACACCGCGATCGGTGGCGGTGCTGTGCCGCAACCATCGCAGTTTCATCGAAGGACTCGTCGTCGCCGGGCAACTCGGCGCCGACACCGTGCTGATCAATACCGAAATGCCTGCGGCACAACTGAATCGGATCCTCGACCAGTACAGCCCGGATCTGTTGATCGCCGACCGGGAATATGCCGCAGCGCTCGCCGACTACTCAGGGCGGATCGTCTTCGACACCGCCCGCCCCACCGAGCACGCGACACGGACATTGGACTGGCTGGCAGCCTCGGGACGTGGCCGTCGCACCCGGCGGGTACGTGGTGAAACCACGCTCACGATGCTGACCTCGGGCACCACCGGACTGGCCAAAAGTGTGTCCCGGGCCCCGCTACCGGCCGGCACGACCGGTCTCGGACTCTCCGCCATGGCGGCCATGCGATTACGCAGCGGCGACGTCACCCTCATCGCGACCCCGTTCTTCCACGGGTTCGGGCTGCTCAGCCTGCTGGCCACCCTCGGCACCGGGTCGACGGTGGTGTGCCGCAAACGATTCGACGCCCGCCGAACCCTTCATGACATCGACGCTCACCGTGTGAGCGTGCTCGCCGGGGTTCCGGTGATGCTCCAGCGCCTGCTCGCCGTCGGCGGCTCCGACCTATGCACGACCACACTGCGCCTGGCGGTCACCGGAGGAGCAACGGTACCCGCCGCTGTCGTCGCCGCCTTCCAGCACACGTTCGGGCCCATCCTGGTGAACGGGTACGGATCCACCGAAGCCGGAGTCATCTCCCTCGCCGAACCCAACCAACTCGCCGACAACCCCGCCACCGTCGGTACCCCCGTTCTCGGCCTGCGCCTGCGAATACTCAGAACCGATCGAACCGACTGCGAACCGGGTGTAGTCGGAACAATCTTCGTCCGCGGCGGAATCAGCTACACGGGCTACGTTCCCGACGCCGCGGGCACACCCGCCGAGGAAATCGTCGACGGCTACCTCAATACCGGCGACCTGGGCCACCTCGACGAGCATGGCCGCCTCTACATCGATGGACGCGCAGACGACATGATCATCTCCGGTGGCGAGAACATTTTCCCCACCGAAGTCACCAATGCACTACTGACCCATCCCGCTGTCACCGACGCCACAGTCATCGGAGTCCCCGACGATGAATATGGGCAAGTATTAACCGCCTACCTCGAACAAACTCCCGGCAGCGCACGCCCCAGCCCGGACGAACTCAAACTGCACCTGCGCACCACGCTGGAACGCTACAAAGTCCCCAAAACCTTCACCTGGGTCGACCGAATCCCACGCAACGCCACCGGCAAAGCCACCCTGCGCGGCCATACCGCGGGCCCGGAACCGGGTACCCGCGACCCCGCGTTCTGCCGACGAGGGGGGCAGCGATGA
- a CDS encoding alpha/beta fold hydrolase, translated as MSPTASAAGSGEVLADEGLINWRSRGRFFEFSGHEVFYIDEGSVLDGRSAPALLLIHGYPFSSWDWASIWSHLTKHFRVIAPDMLGMGFSAKPVHYRYSVAAHADMHVALLRELGIGTCHIIAHDIGVSVAQELLARAIEDEEAPKLASITFLNGGLFHEVYRPRLVQRLLSDTVAGSVVGRFPFLMPDRLVDIALAEMFGPETKPSRRLLSQWHEILAYNHGKRVTHLVGRFLHDRRIGRDRWVAAMQDTAVPLRFIDGPRDPNSGAHMAVRYRELIPNPDVVMLGDNIGHWPQIEDPAGVVRHFDEFVDHIRR; from the coding sequence ATGTCCCCGACCGCATCGGCCGCCGGATCCGGCGAGGTACTTGCCGACGAGGGCCTGATCAACTGGCGCTCGCGTGGACGTTTCTTCGAGTTCTCGGGACACGAGGTGTTCTACATCGATGAGGGCAGCGTGCTCGATGGGCGCAGCGCGCCTGCGTTGCTATTGATTCACGGATACCCGTTCAGCTCTTGGGACTGGGCGTCGATCTGGTCCCATCTCACGAAGCACTTTCGTGTCATCGCGCCCGATATGCTCGGTATGGGCTTTTCGGCAAAGCCGGTCCATTACCGGTATTCGGTTGCGGCACACGCCGACATGCACGTCGCGCTGCTTCGCGAGCTCGGCATCGGCACCTGCCATATCATCGCCCACGATATCGGCGTGAGTGTCGCGCAGGAGTTGCTCGCGCGAGCGATCGAGGACGAAGAGGCGCCGAAGCTGGCATCGATCACCTTTCTCAATGGCGGTCTCTTCCATGAGGTGTATCGGCCCCGGCTCGTCCAGAGGTTGCTCTCGGATACCGTCGCCGGTTCAGTCGTCGGTCGTTTCCCATTTCTGATGCCGGACCGGCTCGTGGATATCGCGCTCGCCGAGATGTTCGGGCCCGAGACAAAGCCGTCGAGGCGTTTGTTGAGCCAGTGGCATGAAATTCTGGCATATAACCATGGCAAGCGGGTGACACATCTGGTCGGCCGGTTCCTCCACGATCGCCGCATTGGACGGGACCGATGGGTTGCGGCGATGCAGGACACGGCGGTGCCGCTTCGTTTCATCGACGGACCCCGCGATCCGAACTCCGGTGCGCATATGGCTGTTCGTTATCGCGAGCTGATCCCGAATCCTGATGTTGTCATGCTCGGTGACAATATCGGGCACTGGCCGCAGATCGAAGATCCCGCCGGAGTTGTCCGGCATTTCGACGAGTTCGTCGACCATATCCGCCGATGA
- a CDS encoding adenylate/guanylate cyclase domain-containing protein, which produces MVSWLRYSLFLVALSAARPDSAADRAVRAATEGLRRSGTGRTTDDQSGQLRGLQLSPDDRVWDAVAAVSERYRGRNSVILANFVGAALVTAQIIAVGFPWEGGGHFGRDVVIFGSAGAVYLIAATVTVDYLGRRRANQILTWVRERREPTTHEQSSTLFLPVAVAGEIFGRWLFGALLAATVEGALGYPLLYALRVGLVIVLAGLTSAALSFLLLERSGRPVLQLIFACEDQPVVMFGLRWRLMLAWVLSGAVPIVLLGTAPIGLTASQRAGLPVSLMVIAAAGVVAGLAVTFALTRSLVESVNDLQIAQRMVRQGDLTVRVPVDDIGEVGLLKAGFNDMVYGLRERQQLYDLFGRHVGTEVARVALAGSARLGGRRCQASVLFVDVIGSTTLAQCLPPESLVALLNEVFAAVVRCIGKEDGWVNKFEGDAALCVFGPPAENIGHSTAVLRAARALRVELMALARRYPGLDVAIGVSSGVVVAGNIGAEDRYEYTVIGDPVNEAARLTEQAKTVPERVLAAHGTIVDAADEAQWWQPYEVMKLRGRSDPTNTFIPVLCAASSFRVYSDTPRAK; this is translated from the coding sequence GTGGTCTCGTGGCTGCGTTACTCCCTTTTCCTTGTCGCGCTATCAGCCGCAAGGCCGGACTCGGCCGCTGATCGGGCCGTGCGTGCCGCGACAGAAGGATTGCGGCGCAGCGGCACGGGTCGGACGACCGACGACCAGTCGGGGCAGCTTCGAGGCCTGCAACTGTCGCCCGATGACAGAGTGTGGGACGCGGTGGCAGCGGTGAGCGAGCGCTACCGTGGGCGAAACTCCGTGATACTGGCGAACTTTGTCGGAGCGGCGCTGGTCACGGCCCAGATAATCGCAGTCGGTTTTCCGTGGGAAGGCGGCGGCCACTTCGGGCGCGATGTCGTCATCTTCGGCTCGGCCGGTGCGGTGTACCTGATCGCCGCGACGGTCACCGTTGACTATCTGGGGCGGCGACGAGCAAATCAGATATTGACGTGGGTCCGTGAACGGCGGGAGCCGACAACGCACGAGCAGTCGTCGACGTTGTTCTTACCTGTGGCTGTCGCGGGCGAAATATTCGGCCGATGGCTGTTCGGGGCGCTACTGGCGGCCACCGTCGAAGGTGCCCTGGGGTACCCGCTGCTCTACGCCCTACGGGTCGGCCTTGTCATTGTGCTCGCCGGGCTGACCAGCGCCGCACTCTCGTTTCTCCTGCTGGAAAGAAGTGGTAGGCCGGTGCTTCAGTTGATCTTCGCGTGCGAGGATCAGCCGGTCGTCATGTTCGGCCTGCGTTGGCGGCTGATGTTGGCCTGGGTACTGAGTGGCGCGGTGCCGATCGTGCTGCTCGGCACCGCGCCGATCGGACTGACGGCCAGCCAGCGGGCCGGCCTGCCGGTATCGCTGATGGTGATCGCCGCGGCCGGTGTCGTCGCCGGCTTGGCGGTGACCTTTGCGTTGACCCGGTCGCTGGTCGAGTCGGTGAACGATCTTCAGATCGCGCAGCGGATGGTGCGACAGGGTGACTTGACGGTACGAGTTCCGGTGGACGACATAGGCGAGGTCGGGCTGCTGAAGGCCGGGTTCAATGACATGGTCTACGGGCTGCGGGAGCGTCAGCAGTTGTATGACCTGTTCGGCCGACACGTCGGGACCGAAGTGGCCCGCGTGGCACTGGCTGGAAGTGCGCGCCTGGGCGGTCGGCGCTGCCAGGCCAGCGTGCTGTTCGTCGACGTGATCGGGTCGACCACACTGGCGCAATGTTTGCCGCCCGAGTCGCTGGTGGCGCTGCTGAACGAGGTCTTCGCGGCGGTTGTCAGATGTATCGGTAAGGAGGACGGGTGGGTCAACAAGTTCGAGGGGGACGCCGCATTGTGTGTGTTCGGTCCGCCTGCGGAGAACATCGGGCATTCGACCGCAGTGCTGCGGGCGGCACGAGCATTGCGAGTCGAATTGATGGCACTGGCACGGCGTTATCCTGGCCTCGATGTCGCAATCGGCGTGTCATCGGGGGTGGTTGTGGCGGGCAATATCGGCGCCGAGGACCGTTACGAGTACACGGTCATCGGTGACCCGGTCAATGAAGCCGCTCGCCTCACCGAGCAGGCGAAAACCGTACCCGAAAGGGTGCTGGCCGCGCACGGGACCATTGTTGACGCCGCTGACGAAGCTCAGTGGTGGCAACCGTACGAAGTGATGAAATTACGTGGTCGATCCGATCCGACCAACACATTCATCCCGGTACTGTGCGCAGCCTCTTCGTTCCGCGTGTATTCGGATACGCCGCGAGCAAAATAG
- a CDS encoding helix-turn-helix domain-containing protein — MVLSAVQLFREHGYSGTGFRDVIAHSGAPRGSIYHHFPGGKAQLGQEAARAWGGSSRTECLLWRQTPMW; from the coding sequence ATGGTCCTGAGCGCGGTGCAGTTGTTCCGAGAACACGGCTACAGCGGAACGGGATTCCGGGACGTGATCGCGCACAGTGGCGCTCCGCGCGGGTCGATTTATCATCACTTTCCCGGTGGCAAGGCTCAGTTGGGCCAGGAAGCTGCCCGGGCCTGGGGAGGCTCATCCAGGACGGAATGTCTGCTCTGGCGGCAGACGCCGATGTGGTGA
- a CDS encoding TetR family transcriptional regulator C-terminal domain-containing protein, which produces MLSDTEFRAGCPIVAVAVEVHDEAPELTDTVSEVFTEWRETLATTLRAEGVSATRAASLSTLMIAAVEGAVVLCQADRSTQPLDEVGAELEVLIRAALEVSTAN; this is translated from the coding sequence ATGCTCAGCGACACCGAGTTTCGCGCCGGTTGCCCGATCGTGGCCGTCGCGGTCGAGGTACACGATGAGGCGCCGGAACTCACCGACACCGTGTCCGAGGTATTCACAGAATGGCGTGAAACCCTGGCCACCACACTCCGCGCCGAAGGTGTGTCTGCCACCCGGGCAGCCAGTCTGTCCACCCTGATGATCGCCGCGGTCGAAGGGGCGGTTGTGCTCTGCCAGGCCGATCGGAGTACCCAGCCCCTGGACGAGGTGGGTGCCGAATTGGAAGTGCTGATCCGCGCGGCTCTCGAGGTTTCCACCGCGAACTGA
- a CDS encoding CocE/NonD family hydrolase: protein MGEPRGGLAGSAPLPWPRPPAHPERGRAGCLGNQSNTGVARLRRPGGGACGTGSSTGTWDYFSPREQQDYLEVLAWIREQPWCDGHDVELPE from the coding sequence GTGGGTGAGCCGCGCGGTGGGCTCGCCGGATCGGCGCCGCTTCCATGGCCGCGACCTCCTGCACACCCCGAGCGGGGGCGCGCTGGATGTTTGGGCAACCAATCGAACACTGGTGTCGCGCGGCTACGCAGACCTGGTGGTGGAGCGTGCGGCACCGGATCCTCTACTGGCACATGGGATTACTTCAGCCCGCGGGAACAGCAGGATTATCTCGAGGTGCTCGCCTGGATCCGCGAACAGCCGTGGTGCGACGGGCACGACGTCGAACTGCCTGAATGA
- a CDS encoding amino acid adenylation domain-containing protein codes for MSLHRLLLDAADRYPDRLALAGPLGELSYAELVRTAAGAADALARLGVGRGDRVIVWEDKSPIAIAAMQAVLRLGAAYVPVDGTTPPSRVAALAADCAAAAVCSTRSPVADLPPDTGWLDPSVPSSAPRAEIVDTDPDDLAYILYTSGSTGAPKGVCISHGNARAFVEWAVTMLDAGPDDRFANHAPLTFDLSVLDLYAAFATGASVHLIPAELAYAPVQLAEFLREQRITVWYSVPSVLMLMMRDGGLLDAPAPPSLRAVLFAGEPFPIGHVRRLRAWTGARLLNLYGPTETNVCTAHEVTDADLLRDRPAPIGQATCGDKVWAERPDGVVAESGEEGELIVAGPTVMLGYWGQDPQRGDYRTGDVVRVREDGSFDYLGRRDQLLKIRGHRVELGEVEATLLAHPAVAEAVAAVRGTGIDARLAAFVVAHPDQRLSVLEIKRHSAERLPRYMIPDEVHLVPSLPRTRTGKTDRAALLAASERGHRTVPPAESTRSTT; via the coding sequence GTGAGTCTGCATCGACTACTTCTCGACGCGGCCGATCGGTATCCGGATCGGTTGGCCCTCGCGGGGCCACTGGGTGAGTTGAGCTATGCGGAACTCGTCCGGACCGCGGCAGGCGCCGCCGATGCGTTGGCGCGGCTGGGCGTCGGCCGGGGTGATCGGGTAATCGTGTGGGAAGACAAGTCCCCCATCGCAATTGCCGCGATGCAGGCCGTACTGCGCCTCGGCGCGGCCTACGTGCCCGTCGACGGCACAACTCCGCCGAGCCGGGTGGCGGCGCTCGCCGCGGACTGCGCCGCCGCGGCGGTGTGTTCCACGCGCTCGCCCGTCGCGGATCTTCCCCCGGATACGGGATGGCTCGATCCGTCGGTCCCCTCGTCCGCACCCCGTGCCGAGATCGTCGACACCGACCCCGACGACCTGGCCTACATCCTCTACACATCGGGCTCGACGGGAGCGCCCAAGGGTGTCTGCATCAGCCACGGAAATGCCCGCGCCTTTGTGGAGTGGGCCGTCACGATGTTGGACGCCGGGCCGGACGACAGGTTCGCCAACCACGCGCCGCTGACCTTCGACCTATCGGTGCTCGACCTCTACGCGGCGTTCGCCACCGGGGCCTCGGTTCATCTGATCCCCGCCGAACTCGCCTATGCCCCAGTGCAACTCGCCGAGTTTCTGCGCGAGCAGCGGATCACCGTCTGGTATTCGGTTCCCTCGGTTCTCATGCTGATGATGCGCGACGGCGGACTGCTCGACGCCCCGGCCCCGCCGTCGCTGCGCGCCGTACTCTTCGCGGGCGAGCCGTTCCCCATCGGACACGTTCGCCGGCTACGGGCATGGACCGGAGCGCGGCTGCTGAACCTGTACGGGCCGACGGAGACGAACGTGTGCACCGCGCACGAGGTGACCGATGCCGATCTGCTGCGTGACCGGCCGGCACCGATCGGTCAGGCCACCTGCGGCGACAAGGTCTGGGCCGAGCGCCCCGACGGTGTGGTGGCCGAATCGGGCGAAGAAGGTGAGCTGATCGTCGCGGGACCGACCGTGATGCTGGGCTACTGGGGGCAGGATCCGCAGCGCGGGGACTACCGGACCGGGGATGTGGTGCGGGTGCGCGAGGACGGCTCCTTCGACTATCTCGGGCGGCGGGATCAGCTGCTCAAGATTCGAGGCCACCGGGTCGAGCTCGGGGAGGTGGAGGCCACGCTCCTCGCGCACCCCGCCGTGGCGGAAGCCGTTGCGGCGGTGCGTGGTACGGGTATCGACGCCCGGCTCGCCGCATTCGTGGTGGCGCATCCGGACCAGCGACTCAGCGTGCTGGAGATCAAGCGTCACAGCGCGGAAAGGTTGCCGCGCTACATGATCCCGGACGAGGTGCACCTCGTGCCGTCGCTGCCCAGAACACGGACCGGAAAGACCGACCGCGCCGCGCTCCTCGCGGCATCCGAACGCGGGCACCGAACGGTGCCCCCTGCCGAAAGCACAAGGAGTACAACATGA
- a CDS encoding nuclear transport factor 2 family protein produces the protein MTYPNDTTQDSVDSAWVMEFSRRFLAAWNDHDPDQVLDLLTTDVVYDDDSWPTVMHGHGEVRVWLETLWHNLPDLEFEVLGVYPMPEQPRAAVHWRFRCTMTGHFDSPDSPATDKHCELEGTDIYKFRDGRACSVRTIMNIADLNRQLDIPSPSASAANASPN, from the coding sequence ATGACTTACCCAAACGACACGACACAGGATTCAGTCGACTCCGCCTGGGTAATGGAGTTCAGTCGGCGCTTTCTGGCGGCATGGAACGACCATGATCCGGATCAAGTGCTCGATCTGCTCACCACCGACGTAGTCTACGACGACGACTCCTGGCCAACCGTGATGCACGGCCATGGTGAGGTCCGGGTGTGGCTGGAAACGCTATGGCACAACCTACCCGACCTGGAATTCGAAGTCCTCGGCGTCTACCCGATGCCGGAGCAACCACGTGCGGCCGTTCACTGGCGTTTCCGATGCACCATGACCGGCCATTTCGACTCACCCGACTCCCCGGCCACCGACAAGCATTGCGAGCTCGAGGGCACGGATATCTACAAATTCCGCGACGGCCGCGCATGCAGTGTACGGACAATAATGAACATAGCCGACCTAAACCGCCAACTCGACATACCCTCACCTTCAGCGTCTGCGGCGAATGCGTCGCCGAATTAG
- a CDS encoding 3-oxoacyl-[acyl-carrier-protein] synthase III C-terminal domain-containing protein, whose translation MAVDAARQALGRARLSPAKIGLALHCMMLTPGGRLWHGAPYVHRRLGALAGRCLASDLDAGCDGALVALELAAAYLAGRNDDELALITAGDCWREHEVDRWRTSSNPFGDGAAAVVVSRAAGFARIAGIASRSDPELEPIGRGLNPFSPEREKLTGPVYLRTRHEEIVDGERIWQVVADDVRSVVDSATEQAGIRLGDIDHVVCPFLGLQLTMQQFLTPLSLDSSITPWELSRRVGHIGPADPLVGLDHLVNVERVDWRYILLLAHGLGGTTTAVVLESTGA comes from the coding sequence ATGGCGGTGGACGCGGCGCGTCAGGCGCTCGGGCGGGCGCGGCTTTCTCCCGCGAAAATCGGCCTCGCATTACATTGCATGATGCTCACGCCCGGTGGCCGCCTCTGGCACGGTGCGCCCTATGTGCACCGGCGGCTCGGCGCACTGGCCGGCCGGTGTCTGGCCAGCGACCTGGATGCCGGATGTGATGGCGCCCTGGTGGCACTCGAGTTGGCGGCCGCATATCTCGCGGGCCGAAACGATGACGAACTCGCCCTCATTACCGCGGGTGATTGCTGGCGGGAACACGAGGTCGATCGCTGGCGGACGTCCAGTAATCCATTCGGTGACGGCGCCGCGGCGGTCGTCGTTTCGCGTGCGGCCGGATTCGCGCGTATTGCCGGTATTGCGTCACGCAGCGATCCCGAATTGGAGCCGATCGGTCGCGGTCTGAACCCCTTTTCGCCCGAGCGCGAGAAACTCACCGGCCCGGTATATCTGCGCACGCGGCACGAGGAAATCGTGGATGGTGAACGTATCTGGCAGGTGGTGGCCGATGACGTCCGGTCGGTGGTCGATTCGGCGACCGAACAAGCCGGTATCCGCCTCGGTGATATCGACCACGTCGTATGCCCATTCCTGGGATTACAACTGACCATGCAGCAATTTCTCACGCCGCTATCGCTCGACTCGAGCATCACGCCATGGGAGCTCTCGCGCCGGGTGGGGCATATCGGCCCGGCGGACCCGTTGGTCGGCCTGGACCACCTGGTCAACGTCGAACGCGTCGACTGGCGCTACATTCTCCTGCTCGCCCACGGGCTCGGCGGAACGACAACCGCGGTAGTCCTCGAATCCACCGGAGCCTGA
- a CDS encoding acyl-CoA dehydrogenase family protein gives MDFAPTAAQLERYEELLDKTRDRLTDGEASAADKWKTAATLGFTGLCIPAEYGGSGFGALDTALCLEAFGRGCPDTGLVFAVSAHLLAGAVAIRDFGSERLRGELLPGLAAGDLTAANAITEDDAGSDTGRLAVTARREDDSYVIAGEKSFVSNGPVADVLVTYASTAPDGGFLGISAFAIPSDRSGIRLGSPFRKMGLDGCLAGRVEFQDSQVPADYLLGDEGQGSAIFAHAMTWERACLFATYIGMMDDQLDRCVAHARRRRQFGRPIARFQAVSHRIATMKQRLEAARLLVYRACWLIDQGHPEQAAAAALSKVTVSEAAVANSLDAIQIFGSAGYLVEGGVERYLRDSVPARLFSGTNEIQRDIIAREMGL, from the coding sequence ATGGATTTTGCACCGACCGCCGCGCAGCTCGAACGATACGAGGAGTTGCTCGACAAGACACGGGACCGGCTGACGGACGGCGAAGCGTCCGCCGCCGACAAGTGGAAGACCGCCGCGACCCTCGGATTCACCGGGTTGTGCATCCCTGCCGAGTACGGCGGCAGCGGTTTCGGCGCGCTGGACACGGCACTCTGCCTAGAGGCATTCGGCCGGGGGTGTCCCGACACCGGGCTCGTCTTCGCGGTCTCGGCCCACCTCCTGGCCGGCGCCGTAGCCATCCGGGATTTCGGCTCCGAACGCCTGCGCGGGGAGCTGCTGCCGGGACTCGCCGCGGGCGATCTGACGGCGGCCAACGCCATTACCGAGGACGATGCGGGTTCCGACACCGGTCGCCTCGCGGTGACCGCGCGCCGCGAGGACGACTCGTATGTGATCGCCGGGGAGAAATCGTTCGTCAGTAACGGACCGGTCGCCGACGTCCTCGTGACGTACGCGTCCACGGCCCCCGACGGCGGATTCCTCGGCATCTCCGCATTCGCGATCCCGTCCGACCGCAGCGGCATCCGGCTCGGCTCGCCCTTCCGCAAAATGGGATTGGACGGATGTCTGGCCGGACGGGTGGAATTCCAGGACAGCCAGGTGCCCGCGGACTATCTACTCGGCGACGAGGGCCAGGGTTCGGCGATCTTCGCGCACGCCATGACCTGGGAGCGCGCCTGCCTGTTCGCCACCTATATCGGGATGATGGACGATCAGCTCGACCGCTGTGTCGCGCATGCGCGACGGCGACGGCAGTTCGGTCGGCCCATCGCCAGGTTCCAGGCCGTATCGCATCGCATCGCGACGATGAAGCAGCGGCTCGAGGCCGCCCGGCTGTTGGTGTACCGGGCGTGTTGGCTCATCGACCAGGGGCATCCGGAGCAAGCCGCCGCAGCCGCGCTGTCCAAGGTCACGGTTTCCGAGGCCGCGGTGGCCAACAGCCTCGACGCCATTCAGATCTTCGGCTCGGCGGGATATCTGGTCGAGGGCGGGGTCGAGCGGTATCTGCGGGATTCCGTTCCGGCGCGACTGTTCTCCGGGACCAACGAGATTCAGCGCGACATCATTGCCCGGGAGATGGGCCTGTGA
- a CDS encoding SDR family NAD(P)-dependent oxidoreductase, which produces MTNATRWTPERVSALVMRIVGPHRSADAAALQRAVAGKIVVITGASYGLGAATARLLGSAGATVVLAARSEGRLGEVAADIEATGGEAFTYRLDLADAASVAHFASRVLGEHGHVDYLIHNAGKSLRRSIHLSYDRPKDLDATIGANMLGPMRLTLDLLPSMRARGRGHIVNVSTVGVLFPVAPKWAFYLASKAGFDTWMRSVAMESRTDGVGLTTVYAGLMHTRMSAPSAWMRRLPGHTPDQAAQIIAYALVHRPRVLAPMYGRVSRIGAALAPVPIERLLEHIHRHHGDTEEAELAGLTGIRRSGLELVR; this is translated from the coding sequence ATGACGAACGCGACGAGGTGGACGCCGGAGCGTGTTTCGGCGTTGGTGATGCGGATCGTCGGCCCACATCGGTCGGCCGATGCGGCAGCGTTGCAGCGGGCGGTCGCGGGCAAGATCGTGGTGATCACCGGCGCCTCCTACGGTTTGGGTGCGGCGACGGCCCGGTTGCTCGGCAGTGCCGGCGCGACGGTCGTGCTGGCCGCACGCAGCGAGGGCAGGCTGGGTGAAGTGGCGGCGGATATCGAAGCGACCGGCGGCGAGGCCTTCACCTATCGGCTCGACCTCGCTGATGCGGCGAGCGTGGCCCACTTCGCATCCCGGGTACTCGGCGAGCACGGACATGTCGATTACCTGATCCACAACGCAGGCAAATCGCTGCGCCGGTCGATCCATCTGTCCTACGACCGGCCCAAAGACCTCGACGCCACCATTGGCGCGAACATGCTCGGTCCGATGCGTCTGACGCTGGACCTGCTGCCGTCCATGCGGGCGCGCGGGCGCGGCCACATCGTGAACGTCTCCACCGTGGGTGTGTTGTTCCCGGTGGCACCGAAGTGGGCGTTCTACCTGGCATCCAAGGCCGGATTCGATACCTGGATGCGGTCGGTGGCGATGGAATCCCGGACGGACGGAGTGGGGTTGACCACGGTGTATGCGGGACTGATGCATACCAGGATGAGCGCGCCGAGCGCCTGGATGCGGCGGCTGCCCGGGCATACCCCCGACCAGGCCGCACAGATCATCGCCTACGCACTGGTGCACCGGCCACGCGTACTGGCCCCGATGTACGGACGTGTCAGCCGGATCGGCGCGGCGCTGGCACCGGTCCCGATCGAACGGCTACTCGAACATATCCACCGACACCACGGCGACACCGAGGAAGCAGAACTGGCCGGGCTGACCGGTATCCGCCGGTCAGGGTTGGAGCTGGTGCGATGA
- a CDS encoding MmpS family transport accessory protein, producing the protein MKSVWVYGVVIAVLGLTAVFIADLRLSRIPDLAIGYSNPPPSFGRPREKVVDYEVDGPVGASATLSYIDANGEVQDVAAALPWRISLRTNRLTMPTGLVAQSDAQQVSCRIVINGQARDSRASNAPSAAVNCNVLVS; encoded by the coding sequence ATGAAAAGTGTATGGGTGTACGGCGTTGTCATCGCGGTCCTGGGTTTGACGGCTGTCTTCATAGCCGATTTGCGGCTGAGCCGGATCCCGGACTTGGCGATCGGGTATTCGAACCCGCCTCCTTCGTTCGGGAGGCCGAGAGAAAAGGTCGTCGATTATGAGGTCGACGGTCCGGTCGGAGCGTCGGCGACGTTGTCCTACATTGATGCAAATGGCGAGGTTCAGGACGTGGCGGCAGCCCTACCGTGGCGAATCTCGTTGCGCACCAACAGGTTGACCATGCCGACGGGATTGGTTGCGCAATCGGATGCGCAACAGGTTTCGTGTCGAATAGTCATCAACGGGCAAGCGCGTGATTCGCGCGCTTCGAATGCGCCGTCCGCCGCCGTCAACTGCAACGTCCTGGTGTCATGA